A genomic stretch from Vibrio cortegadensis includes:
- a CDS encoding caspase family protein encodes MKKALVVGIDFYENCTNLHGCVNDAYAVKTILERHGNGSINFSAKLLTSTGDTSKLLRKDLKSNVIELFENDSDIALFYFAGHGHIESTGGYLVTSECSEFDDGFPLSELLTIANKSPAKNKIIVLDSCFSGVAGAVDASSDMSSLVEGITILTASSSTQYADEENGQGVFTALFVDALSGSAANLVGDITPGSIYAHIDQSLGPWDQRPIFKTNVKRFTSLRQAQPPISLDNLKQLTEIFESAGSIRNLDPSYEPTSPDPIEENVKTFAVLQKLAKVNLVIPDGEEHMYYAALNSKGCRLTVLGAHYWNLISKERI; translated from the coding sequence ATGAAAAAGGCTCTTGTTGTTGGTATTGATTTTTATGAGAATTGCACTAATTTACATGGCTGTGTAAATGATGCTTATGCTGTAAAAACAATACTTGAACGACATGGTAATGGCTCAATTAACTTTTCAGCAAAACTACTCACTTCTACGGGTGATACATCTAAACTACTTCGCAAAGATTTGAAAAGTAATGTGATAGAATTATTTGAGAATGATAGTGATATTGCACTATTTTACTTTGCAGGTCATGGACATATAGAAAGTACTGGTGGATATTTAGTCACCTCCGAATGCTCTGAGTTTGATGATGGATTCCCTCTATCTGAACTACTGACAATTGCTAATAAATCACCTGCTAAGAATAAAATTATAGTTTTAGATAGTTGCTTTTCTGGCGTCGCAGGTGCAGTAGATGCGTCATCAGATATGTCTTCATTAGTTGAAGGTATAACAATATTGACAGCATCAAGTTCAACGCAGTACGCTGATGAAGAAAATGGCCAAGGTGTTTTTACAGCGTTGTTTGTCGACGCTTTAAGTGGCAGTGCAGCTAACTTAGTGGGGGATATTACTCCAGGCAGTATTTATGCTCACATTGATCAATCTCTTGGCCCGTGGGATCAACGGCCAATTTTTAAAACGAATGTAAAACGTTTTACTTCTTTACGACAAGCTCAACCACCTATCTCATTAGATAATTTAAAACAACTTACTGAGATATTTGAGAGTGCTGGAAGTATTCGTAATTTAGATCCAAGTTACGAGCCGACCAGTCCTGATCCTATTGAGGAAAACGTAAAAACTTTTGCTGTGTTGCAAAAACTGGCCAAAGTCAACTTGGTAATACCCGATGGTGAAGAGCATATGTATTATGCAGCCTTAAACTCTAAAGGTTGCAGATTGACAGTTCTCGGTGCTCACTACTGGAACTTGATTAGTAAAGAACGAATTTAA
- a CDS encoding TIR domain-containing protein, translated as MSNTYRLFISHSWAYSDSYKKVTSLIDGQGLSYYNHSVPMDDPIHSCGTDSKLRAAIDAKIKGTSCVLILAGVYSTYSKWIKIEIEIAKKYGKPIIAIEPWAAEKTSTIVKNAANKVVKWQGSSIVSAIKELS; from the coding sequence ATGAGCAACACATATCGTCTATTTATTAGCCACTCATGGGCCTATTCAGATTCGTACAAGAAAGTAACATCACTAATCGATGGCCAAGGGCTATCATATTATAATCATTCAGTGCCTATGGATGATCCAATTCATTCTTGTGGGACTGATAGCAAACTTAGAGCTGCTATTGATGCAAAAATTAAAGGTACAAGCTGTGTACTAATATTAGCTGGTGTTTATTCTACTTATAGTAAGTGGATTAAAATAGAAATTGAAATCGCTAAAAAATATGGTAAGCCCATAATCGCAATTGAACCTTGGGCCGCTGAAAAAACATCAACAATTGTCAAAAATGCAGCCAACAAAGTCGTAAAATGGCAAGGTTCATCTATAGTCTCTGCTATTAAGGAACTCAGTTAA
- a CDS encoding YoaH family protein, which yields MFDDLTLSHQEQQAAVEEIQKLMQQGVSTAEAIKIIAEQIRAEKANQ from the coding sequence ATGTTTGACGACTTAACACTATCCCACCAAGAGCAGCAAGCCGCTGTAGAAGAAATCCAAAAGTTAATGCAACAAGGCGTGAGCACAGCAGAAGCAATTAAAATTATTGCTGAACAAATCCGTGCTGAAAAAGCCAACCAATAA
- a CDS encoding phospholipase D family protein: MAKFLNTSATNYYLEELIKNASERLILISPFLKLNDRIKELLEDKDRMKIDIRIVYGKSELQPEEINWLKELSFVRTSFCKNLHAKCYINEESCIITSLNLYEFSQVNNNEMGIFVDRNEDSEIYRDTYDEAQRIIRISDEVRISLEKVESNRFEDNDNENQQDQVAKLTSSKLAIKLKLKTNEFLDRCTSIGYLTCSKDGKYSLTEQGKSIGGEQKYSKRFGSYFIWPESLCFSN; this comes from the coding sequence ATGGCTAAGTTTTTAAATACCAGTGCAACAAACTACTATCTCGAAGAGCTTATAAAAAATGCTTCAGAAAGGCTTATTTTGATAAGTCCCTTTCTAAAGCTAAACGATCGAATCAAAGAATTACTTGAAGATAAAGATCGTATGAAGATAGATATCAGGATTGTTTATGGCAAAAGTGAGCTTCAACCTGAAGAGATAAACTGGCTAAAGGAGTTATCTTTCGTTCGCACAAGTTTCTGTAAAAATTTACACGCAAAATGTTATATCAATGAAGAATCTTGCATCATTACCAGTTTGAATCTTTATGAGTTCAGTCAAGTAAACAATAACGAAATGGGAATATTTGTTGATCGCAATGAAGATTCTGAAATCTACAGAGATACTTATGATGAAGCTCAAAGAATTATTCGCATAAGTGATGAAGTCCGTATTTCATTAGAAAAAGTTGAGTCAAACCGTTTTGAAGACAATGATAATGAAAACCAACAAGACCAAGTAGCTAAACTCACCTCTTCAAAGCTAGCTATTAAACTCAAACTTAAAACAAACGAGTTCTTAGATAGATGTACATCGATTGGGTATCTTACGTGCAGTAAAGATGGAAAGTACAGTTTAACGGAACAAGGAAAGTCTATAGGTGGTGAGCAAAAATATAGTAAACGTTTTGGTTCTTATTTCATTTGGCCTGAATCACTATGCTTTTCTAATTAG
- a CDS encoding regulator has translation MKYHEMTKNYIFRELVCGMSVEKTAELCFKSVRTVKLWDAGKPIPPECKRLMRFYCNRELGIEHGWEGFLMVGDKLALPTGRPVSPQEILTGIALIEIGCVTDLNMTSKLLKYARVLKKIMD, from the coding sequence ATGAAGTACCACGAAATGACTAAAAATTATATTTTTCGTGAATTGGTTTGTGGAATGAGTGTAGAAAAGACCGCTGAACTATGTTTTAAAAGTGTGAGGACGGTCAAGTTATGGGATGCAGGAAAACCGATACCGCCAGAGTGTAAACGTTTAATGAGGTTTTATTGCAATAGAGAACTAGGAATTGAACACGGGTGGGAAGGCTTTTTAATGGTTGGTGACAAGTTAGCGTTACCAACGGGTAGACCAGTTAGCCCTCAAGAGATATTGACAGGAATTGCTCTTATTGAGATAGGGTGCGTTACAGATTTGAATATGACATCAAAGCTGTTGAAGTACGCAAGGGTACTAAAAAAAATAATGGATTAA